The Pseudomonas alkylphenolica genomic sequence TACCGGCCCAGCGAAGGCGAAGTCTTCGTCGGCGGCGAAGCGGTAACCGGGCCGGTGAGCAAGGTCGCTTTCATGTTGCAGAAGGACCTGCTGATGCCCTGGCGCAGCATCCGCCGCAATGTCGAACTGGGCCTGGAAATCCAGGGCATGGCCGCCGCCAAGCGCCAGCCGATTGCCGAAGATCTGCTCAATCGCTGCCACCTGCAAGGCTTTGCCGACCACTACCCGTTCCAGCTGTCGGGTGGCATGCGCCAGCGTGCGGCCCTGGCCCGGACCCTGGCGATCGACCCGCAGGTGCTGTTCCTCGACGAGCCGTTCTCGGCCCTCGATGCGCAGACCAAGATGATCCTGCAACAGGATCTGGCACGGATGCTGTTCGAAGAAAAGAAAACCGCGCTGTTCATCACCCACGACCTGGTCGAGGCGATTGCCATGTCCGACCGCCTGCTGGTCATGAGCGCCCGCCCCGGCACCATCATCGAAGAAATCCACGTCGACCTGCCGTTTCGTGACAACCCGCTGGAGCGCCGCAAGCTGCCGGAAATCGGCCCGCTGGCCGGGCGCCTGATGGAGCTGCTGAAAGTCGGCGAAGACACCGAACTGCATTGATCAACGGCCAACGGCCTATCAACCGATTCAGGAGTACGCATGTTCAAGTCCCTGCAACGCCTGGCGCAGACTTCGGTCATCGCCCTCGGTCTTGGCCTGGCGCTCACTGCCCAGGCAGAGCCAACCAAGGTCACCTACCTGCTGCCTGCGCCGCCCAACTCGCCGGCCTTTGCGCCGTGGATCATTGCCAAGGAAAAGGGTTACTACAGTGCCAGGGACCTGGACCTGACCTTCATCGCCGCCAAGGGTGGTGTGGATGTCGCCAAACAGATCGGCGCCGGCAACGCCATGCTCGGTGGTGCCATCGGTGACACCCCGATCGTGGTCCGCGCCAACGGCATTCCGGTGCGCGCCGTGGCGGTGCTCGGCGCCGGTGGCGTGACCATGATCGCTACCAATGCCGGCGAGAACATCCAGTCGATCAAGGACCTCAAGGGCAAGACCCTGACCGTGATGTCCTATTCCGACACCACCTACTACGCCCTGCTCGCCTCGCTGCGCAAAGCCGGCTTGAGCAAGACCGATGTCGACATCCAGGCCGCCGGCCCATCGGGCGTCTGGCAACTGTTCTCGGCCAACAAGGCCCAGGCCATGGCCGGGGTGCCGGACTGGGTGGTCAACGCCGAAGAGGCCGGGCTGAAGATCAACCTGATTCCTCAGGCACAGATTTTCGAAAGCATGGCCCAGGCCATTCTCGCCTCCGACGACGCCATCAAGCACCAGCCGCAGATCGTCGGCGGCGTGGTCCAGGCCACCCTGCAAGGCATGCGCGACATCATCCAGGACCCGAAAGCCGCAGCCGCCACCTTCGCCAAAGCGGTACCGGCCTATGCCGGCAAGGAAGCGGCGCTGGAGAAAACCTTCCGCCTGTACGTCGAGCATGTCTACGCCAACCAGACCGTGCTCGGACAGATCGACCCGGCGCGCCTCGACGCGGTACGCAAGTTCTACGTCAGCGAAGGCATCGTCGCCAAGGAACCCAAGCTCGACGAGCTCTACAGCAACCAGTTCATCGAAACCACCACGGCCGCGCAATAAGCCTGGATGCATAACAAGGTATTAGCCCGATGAGAAACCTCAACACCTCCGTGCTCGGCAGTATTGCCCTGCTGATCCTGTTCCTGCTGCTCTGGCAGTGGGGCCCCGGCCTGCTCGGCATGCCCGAGTTCGTCATGCCGCAACTGAGCCGCGTGGCCCAGGAAAGCGTGGTGATGTGGCAGTCCAGCGGCCTGCTGCAGCACACCCTGATCACCGCCTTCGAGATCATCGTCGGCTTCGGCCTGGGCGCCCTGCTCGGGGTCGCCATTGGTGTCTCGCTGGGGCTGTCGCCATCGGCCGAGGCCATGCTCTCGCCGTACATCCTGGCCCTGCAGATCGCTCCGAAGGTCGCCTTCGCACCGCTGTTCGTGATGTGGCTGGGCTACACCATCTACCCGAAGATCCTCATCGCCATTCTCATCGTGTTCTTCCCGGTGATGATCAACGTGCTCTCGGCGATCCGCACCGTCGATCCAGACATGATCAACCTGGTGCGCACCATGAACGCCAGCCGCTGGCAGATCTTCCGCCTGGTGGAGTTCCCTTCGGCCATGGCCGCGCTGTTCTCCGGGCTGCGCATCGCCTCGACCCTGGCAGTGATCGGCGTCACCGTCGGCGAGCTGGTCGGCGGCAACCAGGGCCTGGGCTTCCTGCTCGTTGACGCTGAGGGCCAGGGCAATACCGCCGGGGTTTTCGTCGCCATCGTCATGCTCACCCTGATCGGCGTACTGGCTTACGGCGCGGTGGTCTGGGCGGAAAAACGCGTGTTGCACTACCTGCCCAAAGCCATGCTGAGTACCCAATGATGAGCCCATTCAAAACCATGCTTGAAGGCCGCCGCGTGCTGGTCACCGGTGGCGCCCGCGGCCTGGGCTATGCCTTCGCCCAGGCCATCGGCCAGGCCGGCGCACGGGTGGTGATTGCCGACATCCTCGCCGAGCGCGTGCAACAGGCTGCCTGTGAACTGCGCGAGCAAGGCTTGCAGGTAACCGGCGTGACCCTCGACCTGGGCAACCCCGAATCCATCGACGCCTGCGTCGCCGAAGCGAGCGCGGCACTCGGTGGTCTGGATGGCCTGGTCAACAACGCCTCGATCACCAACTCCGGCGGCAAGACCTGCGAGCAACTGGACATCGACACCTGGGACCAGGTCATGCAGGTCAACGTGCGTGGCACCTGGCTGATGACCCGTGCCTGCCTGCCGGCCCTGCGTGCCAGCGGCAAGGGGGCGGTGATCAACCTGGCCTCCGACACCCCGCTGTGGGGCGCGCCGAACCTGCTCGCCTATGTCGCCAGCAAGGGCGCGATCATCGCCATGACCCGCAGCCTGGCCCGCGAGCTGGGCAGCGACAACATCACCGTCAACGCCATCGCCCCCGGCCTGGTGCTGGTGGAAGCCACGGCCTATGTGCCCGAGGCGCGCCACCGCCTGTACACAGAACAACGGGCGATTCAACGCCCACAACTGCCAGAAGACGTCAGCGGCGCCGTGCTGTTCGCCCTGTCCGACCTGTCGCGTTTCATCACTGGACAAACCCTGCCGGTCAACGGCGGGTTCGTCATGCCCTGAGCAAGGAGAAAACCATGACCGACCTTTCCGTACAAAACGACGCGCCCAAGACCTGGGAACAACCCGCAGGCTCGGACCTGGCTGGCTGGATGCAAACCCGCATCGCCCGCTACGAAACCCGCAAGTACGACTGGGATGCACTGAAGTTCCAGGCCGACTACGACCCCAAATTCCGCCGTGCGCAAATGCGTTACGTCGGCACCGGTGGTACCGGGGTCAACAGCGACATGAACACTATTGCTTCGGAAAACTTCACCTTCTCGACCATGGTCATTCCGGCCGGCCATGAGGGCCCGCCGCACATTCATACCGACGTCGAAGAAGTGTTCTTCGTGCTGCGCGGCAAGCTCAAGGTGATCATCGAGAAAGACGGTGAGCGCTTCGAGACCGTGCTCACCGACCGCGACCTGATTTCGGTGCCGCCGGGCGTGTACCGCGAGGAGATCAACATCGGTGATGAAGACGCGCTGATGTGCGTGATGCTTGGCGCGAAAAAGCCGGTCACCCCGACCTATCCGCCAGCGCACCCGCTGGCCTCGATCAAGCGCGGGTAAGCCATGTTGCACGCCACCGACAACTCGCTCGCCGCCCTTGAGGCACAGTTGCCACAGCGCTTCGCGCAGCGTCTGGTGCAACTGGCCGACGGCGCCCAGGCGATCCGCGAAGCCGGGTACGGGCCTGCCATTGTGCTGCTGCATGGCATTGGCTCGGGCGCCGCGTCCTGGCTGCAGGTGGCCGTGCAGCTGAGTCAGCGCGCCCGGGTAATCGCCTGGGATGCACCTGGCTATGGCGACTCCAGCCCGCTGACCGCCTCTGCCCCCAAGGCCGCCGACTATGCCCGGCGCCTGCGGCAACTGCTTGATGCACTGCAGATTGATCACTGTGTGCTGGTCGGCCATTCCCTCGGCGCCCTCAGCGCTGCGGCCCTGGCCTACCAGCAACCGCAGCGGATCAAGCGCCTGGTGCTGATCAGCCCGGCCCGCGGCTATGGCGACCCGGCCCGTGCCGAGCAGGCGCAGCAGGTGCGCAGCCAGCGTCTGCACAACCTCGAGCAACTGGGTATCGCCCAGATGGCCAGCCAGCGCAGCGCGCACATGCTCTCGCCAGCGGCCAGCGCCGAGGCCCGCGCCTGGGTGCAGTGGAACATGGCGCGCCTGATTCCCCAGGGCTATCGCCAGGCCATCGAGTTGCTCTGTGGCGACGACCTGCTGCGCTACGCCGACCTGGCCGTGCCTTGCGAAGTGCACTGCGGCGCCGCCGACAGCATCACCACGCCAGCCGACTGCCAGGCCCTGGCCAGCGCCCTGGGCGCGCCGTTT encodes the following:
- a CDS encoding ABC transporter ATP-binding protein produces the protein MYAITPQWNTPHSREDLEPTEIEFRNVGKCFPAKGKSEAPFAIREVNFKIRRGEVVSIIGPSGCGKSTILNMGSGLYRPSEGEVFVGGEAVTGPVSKVAFMLQKDLLMPWRSIRRNVELGLEIQGMAAAKRQPIAEDLLNRCHLQGFADHYPFQLSGGMRQRAALARTLAIDPQVLFLDEPFSALDAQTKMILQQDLARMLFEEKKTALFITHDLVEAIAMSDRLLVMSARPGTIIEEIHVDLPFRDNPLERRKLPEIGPLAGRLMELLKVGEDTELH
- a CDS encoding ABC transporter substrate-binding protein translates to MFKSLQRLAQTSVIALGLGLALTAQAEPTKVTYLLPAPPNSPAFAPWIIAKEKGYYSARDLDLTFIAAKGGVDVAKQIGAGNAMLGGAIGDTPIVVRANGIPVRAVAVLGAGGVTMIATNAGENIQSIKDLKGKTLTVMSYSDTTYYALLASLRKAGLSKTDVDIQAAGPSGVWQLFSANKAQAMAGVPDWVVNAEEAGLKINLIPQAQIFESMAQAILASDDAIKHQPQIVGGVVQATLQGMRDIIQDPKAAAATFAKAVPAYAGKEAALEKTFRLYVEHVYANQTVLGQIDPARLDAVRKFYVSEGIVAKEPKLDELYSNQFIETTTAAQ
- a CDS encoding ABC transporter permease, encoding MRNLNTSVLGSIALLILFLLLWQWGPGLLGMPEFVMPQLSRVAQESVVMWQSSGLLQHTLITAFEIIVGFGLGALLGVAIGVSLGLSPSAEAMLSPYILALQIAPKVAFAPLFVMWLGYTIYPKILIAILIVFFPVMINVLSAIRTVDPDMINLVRTMNASRWQIFRLVEFPSAMAALFSGLRIASTLAVIGVTVGELVGGNQGLGFLLVDAEGQGNTAGVFVAIVMLTLIGVLAYGAVVWAEKRVLHYLPKAMLSTQ
- a CDS encoding SDR family oxidoreductase; this encodes MSPFKTMLEGRRVLVTGGARGLGYAFAQAIGQAGARVVIADILAERVQQAACELREQGLQVTGVTLDLGNPESIDACVAEASAALGGLDGLVNNASITNSGGKTCEQLDIDTWDQVMQVNVRGTWLMTRACLPALRASGKGAVINLASDTPLWGAPNLLAYVASKGAIIAMTRSLARELGSDNITVNAIAPGLVLVEATAYVPEARHRLYTEQRAIQRPQLPEDVSGAVLFALSDLSRFITGQTLPVNGGFVMP
- a CDS encoding cupin domain-containing protein, producing MTDLSVQNDAPKTWEQPAGSDLAGWMQTRIARYETRKYDWDALKFQADYDPKFRRAQMRYVGTGGTGVNSDMNTIASENFTFSTMVIPAGHEGPPHIHTDVEEVFFVLRGKLKVIIEKDGERFETVLTDRDLISVPPGVYREEINIGDEDALMCVMLGAKKPVTPTYPPAHPLASIKRG
- a CDS encoding alpha/beta fold hydrolase, whose amino-acid sequence is MLHATDNSLAALEAQLPQRFAQRLVQLADGAQAIREAGYGPAIVLLHGIGSGAASWLQVAVQLSQRARVIAWDAPGYGDSSPLTASAPKAADYARRLRQLLDALQIDHCVLVGHSLGALSAAALAYQQPQRIKRLVLISPARGYGDPARAEQAQQVRSQRLHNLEQLGIAQMASQRSAHMLSPAASAEARAWVQWNMARLIPQGYRQAIELLCGDDLLRYADLAVPCEVHCGAADSITTPADCQALASALGAPFHLIAAAGHASPIEQPEAVATQLARALDVSLTGTAL